In Flavobacterium sp. CBA20B-1, one DNA window encodes the following:
- a CDS encoding UvrD-helicase domain-containing protein, with protein sequence MLEKKAFTIYNASAGAGKTHTLVKEYLKILLGYSNKDDAYRNILAITFTNKAVNEMKSRIVSCIYAFTLNEIPAKEYQLLEQIVAETTFTEAYIREKSKKILKNIIHNYAGFDISTIDKFTHKVIRSFAFDLNLPFHFEVSLDTEALLQEAVDALIAQAGVNEELTKLLVDFSISKADDDKSWDISRELMEIGRLLLNENNKQELEAFENIDMQTFLSLKTWLHHQIDQLSNQTVLLATEALQLLETNGINLKSFSRGTFPNYLQRISNRDFTNVNKEFSQPEHISINKTAKDKDAIEQLIPDLLAITKKIYPLFGKIYFYEAFLKNLVPLSLLNFISNEINRIQNEQQILSISQFNKIIYEELKNQPAPFIYERLGEKYRHFFIDEFQDTSEMQWQNLVPLIDNALSGADDYGKEGSLMIVGDPKQAIYRWRGGKAEQFMQLSDGENPFSNPSKATVSLDTNYRSFSEVIEFNNCIFKFLANQFNNGAYQNLYENYSHQNTTSKKGGFVKISFLDQNLLSEENEVTKTDLYLDEVLKTINSVLQQGFSLSDIVVLTRKSKNGVEVANHLTKNGIRILSSETLLINNATEVQLLLNLLRFLKNNHDKEAKALILYYVGRFILKDAKVHDVIVKGMAMDNETDFQNYLKTFGIEINFKELRKNNLYVAVELMVSAFLPSKKTEAYVQYFLDLILERTVKNQSTVADFLNYWEQNYHKLSIPSPENENAVRLMTVHKAKGLEFPVVIYPFADDDFSRSRDKIWVDLEENEQLVIPKALVDLKNDVKMYGATAQRLYEQKKQEELLDNLNVLYVALTRAEEQLYIISNYKRNKDGTLANTLARFFVTFLEDSGRLSENELHYPFGNPAKVSAQKKHQEKPIIIQSVEKPITSSVIKIAKREAIMWDTKQQQAIEKGNLIHELLSEIFTADDIDFVIQRAVSKGMIPATATDEIRETIEKIVFHEALQPFFNKEYIIYNERTILHQSYKNSKPDRVAINGKKAYIIDYKTGEEQSKYAQQVNEYALAIEEMGYEIAKKVVLYIQDDLKIIHL encoded by the coding sequence ATCTTGGAGAAAAAAGCCTTTACCATATACAATGCATCGGCAGGTGCCGGAAAAACCCATACGCTTGTAAAAGAGTATCTTAAAATTTTATTGGGATATTCGAACAAAGACGATGCCTACCGAAATATTTTGGCAATTACCTTTACCAATAAAGCGGTAAACGAAATGAAATCGCGCATTGTGTCGTGTATTTACGCATTTACTTTGAACGAAATTCCTGCGAAGGAATATCAACTGTTGGAACAAATTGTTGCCGAAACAACTTTTACCGAAGCATATATCCGCGAAAAATCGAAAAAGATTTTAAAGAACATTATTCATAATTATGCAGGTTTTGATATTTCTACAATCGATAAATTCACGCACAAAGTAATCCGGTCGTTTGCATTTGATTTGAATTTGCCTTTTCATTTTGAAGTTTCTTTGGATACCGAAGCATTGCTGCAAGAAGCGGTTGATGCCTTAATTGCTCAAGCCGGCGTTAATGAGGAATTAACGAAATTATTGGTCGATTTTTCAATAAGTAAAGCAGATGATGATAAAAGCTGGGATATATCAAGGGAATTAATGGAAATTGGGCGTTTGTTGCTCAATGAAAACAACAAACAAGAGTTGGAAGCATTTGAAAATATTGATATGCAAACGTTTTTGTCGTTAAAAACTTGGTTGCACCATCAAATAGATCAACTTAGCAATCAAACCGTTTTATTGGCAACAGAAGCATTACAATTGTTAGAAACGAATGGTATCAACCTAAAATCGTTTAGCAGAGGCACATTCCCCAATTATTTACAGCGAATTAGTAATAGAGATTTTACTAATGTAAATAAAGAATTTTCTCAACCAGAACATATATCAATAAATAAAACAGCGAAAGATAAAGATGCAATAGAGCAATTAATTCCCGATTTGTTGGCAATCACCAAAAAAATCTATCCATTGTTTGGAAAGATCTATTTTTACGAAGCATTTCTGAAAAATCTGGTGCCACTTTCGTTGTTGAATTTCATCAGCAATGAAATTAATCGCATACAAAACGAACAACAGATTCTTTCGATTTCGCAGTTCAATAAGATTATTTACGAAGAATTAAAAAATCAGCCTGCGCCTTTTATTTATGAACGATTGGGCGAAAAATACCGCCATTTTTTTATTGATGAATTTCAGGATACCTCCGAAATGCAATGGCAAAATCTGGTTCCGTTGATTGATAACGCGCTTTCCGGAGCAGACGATTACGGCAAAGAAGGTTCGCTAATGATTGTGGGCGATCCCAAACAAGCCATTTATCGCTGGCGTGGTGGCAAAGCAGAACAGTTTATGCAGTTGAGCGATGGCGAAAATCCGTTTTCTAATCCTTCCAAAGCTACCGTTAGTTTAGACACCAATTACCGCAGTTTTTCGGAAGTAATCGAATTCAACAACTGCATTTTCAAGTTTTTGGCAAATCAGTTTAATAACGGAGCCTATCAAAATCTCTACGAAAACTATTCGCATCAAAACACCACATCCAAAAAAGGCGGCTTTGTAAAGATTTCATTTCTAGATCAAAACTTGTTATCGGAAGAAAACGAAGTTACAAAAACCGATTTGTACTTAGATGAGGTGCTAAAAACCATAAACAGTGTGTTGCAACAAGGTTTTTCTTTGAGCGATATTGTGGTTTTAACACGTAAAAGTAAAAATGGAGTGGAAGTTGCCAATCATTTAACAAAAAATGGAATCCGCATTTTATCATCGGAAACCTTGTTGATTAATAATGCTACCGAAGTGCAGTTGCTGCTGAATTTGTTACGCTTTTTAAAGAACAATCACGATAAAGAAGCAAAAGCACTGATTTTATATTATGTGGGACGATTTATCTTGAAAGATGCCAAAGTACACGATGTAATTGTGAAAGGAATGGCGATGGATAATGAAACCGATTTTCAGAATTATCTGAAAACATTTGGTATCGAAATCAACTTTAAAGAACTCCGTAAAAACAATTTGTATGTTGCGGTAGAATTAATGGTATCGGCGTTTCTTCCAAGCAAAAAAACCGAAGCCTATGTGCAGTATTTTTTAGATTTAATATTAGAGCGAACCGTTAAAAATCAATCAACCGTAGCCGATTTTCTGAATTATTGGGAGCAGAATTATCATAAATTAAGCATTCCTTCGCCCGAAAACGAAAATGCGGTTCGATTGATGACGGTACACAAAGCCAAAGGGTTGGAATTTCCAGTGGTGATTTATCCCTTTGCCGATGACGATTTCTCTAGATCGCGCGATAAAATTTGGGTTGATTTAGAAGAAAACGAGCAGTTGGTTATCCCGAAAGCATTGGTCGATCTAAAAAACGATGTGAAAATGTATGGCGCAACAGCGCAGCGGTTATACGAACAAAAAAAGCAAGAAGAATTGCTAGATAATTTAAACGTGTTGTATGTGGCATTAACCCGCGCCGAAGAGCAATTATACATCATTAGCAACTATAAACGCAACAAAGACGGGACATTAGCAAACACCTTGGCACGTTTTTTTGTGACTTTTTTAGAAGATTCAGGTCGGCTTTCTGAAAACGAGTTGCATTATCCATTTGGAAATCCTGCCAAAGTTTCTGCGCAAAAAAAGCATCAAGAAAAACCAATCATTATTCAATCGGTAGAAAAGCCTATTACTTCATCGGTGATAAAAATTGCCAAACGCGAAGCGATTATGTGGGATACCAAACAGCAGCAAGCCATTGAAAAAGGAAATTTAATCCACGAATTGCTTTCTGAGATTTTTACTGCAGATGATATCGATTTTGTAATTCAACGCGCAGTTTCAAAAGGAATGATTCCTGCCACTGCAACCGATGAGATTCGTGAAACTATTGAAAAAATTGTATTCCACGAAGCTCTTCAACCGTTTTTTAACAAAGAATACATCATTTATAACGAGCGCACCATTTTGCATCAGTCCTATAAAAATAGCAAACCCGATCGCGTGGCAATCAACGGAAAAAAAGCATATATCATTGATTACAAAACAGGAGAAGAGCAATCGAAATATGCTCAACAAGTAAATGAATATGCCTTAGCAATCGAAGAAATGGGCTATGAAATTGCAAAAAAAGTAGTGTTGTATATTCAAGACGATTTAAAAATAATACATTTGTAA
- a CDS encoding superoxide dismutase — translation MAFELPKLSYSYDALEPHIDARTMEIHYSKHHQAYTNNLNAAIEGTDLAGKSIDDILKNLDLNNKALRNNGGGFYNHNLFWEVMAPNAGGEPTGDLATAINEAFGSFEAFKDAFAKAAATQFGSGWAWLCVKNGKLEVCATANQDNPLMPGIGCEGTPILGLDVWEHAYYLNYQNRRPDYINAFFNVINWDAVAKKYADAK, via the coding sequence ATGGCTTTCGAATTACCAAAATTATCTTATTCTTATGACGCTTTAGAGCCTCATATTGACGCACGAACAATGGAAATTCACTACTCGAAACACCACCAAGCATATACCAACAATTTGAATGCAGCAATTGAAGGAACTGATTTAGCAGGAAAATCGATTGATGATATTTTAAAAAATCTAGATTTAAACAATAAAGCGCTTCGCAACAACGGTGGTGGTTTTTACAATCATAATTTGTTTTGGGAAGTTATGGCACCAAATGCTGGTGGCGAACCAACTGGCGATTTAGCAACTGCTATCAACGAAGCTTTTGGAAGTTTTGAAGCATTTAAAGATGCATTTGCAAAGGCAGCTGCAACACAGTTTGGGTCGGGATGGGCTTGGTTGTGTGTTAAAAACGGTAAATTAGAAGTGTGTGCTACTGCAAACCAAGACAACCCTTTAATGCCGGGAATTGGTTGCGAAGGTACACCAATTTTAGGTTTAGATGTTTGGGAACACGCCTACTACTTAAACTACCAAAACCGCAGACCCGATTATATCAACGCATTTTTTAATGTGATTAATTGGGATGCTGTTGCAAAAAAATATGCAGACGCTAAATAA